The following proteins come from a genomic window of Anopheles cruzii unplaced genomic scaffold, idAnoCruzAS_RS32_06 scaffold00890_ctg1, whole genome shotgun sequence:
- the LOC128276304 gene encoding protein toll-like, with amino-acid sequence MRTECVVVGIVYMYMAYAPQAQSVITFHCNSRSTGKYDEPTIFDSVFITPETVYSFECPADGDNGRVLSYEDDIEHDNIKFVNSVMAEIPSQIFLFSPRNLSLVQCGIKRMNRSLEYAYELSELNLAQNNITELTNDAFDHHYRPLLTLNLTANSISVIESFAFVFLPSLTVLLLAQNKLQTLPGYVFTPLTVLSTINLASNELRVLEEGLFSTNAHLTTIQLQNNQINTVDENVFYNEAENPADARKYRAEDLK; translated from the exons ATGCGAACCGAATGTGTTGTTGTCGGGATAGTGTATAT GTACATGGCATACGCACCACAGGCACAAAGTGTGATCACTTTTCATTGCAACTCTCGTTCAACTGGGAAATATGACGAACCAACCATTTTTGATAGTGTTTTTATAACGCCAGAAACCGTATACTCATTCGAATGTCCTGCCGATGGTGATAATGGACGAGTCCTATCATATGAAGATGATATTGAACATGACAACATAAAGTTTGTAAACTCAGTGATGGCCGAAATTCCATCccaaatttttcttttcagccCACGAAACCTATCCCTTGTTCAGTGCGGCATTAAAAGAATGAATCGTAGTCTGGAATATGCGTATGAGCTAAGTGAATTAAATCTGGCACAGAACAATATAACGGAACTTACAAACGATGCCTTCGATCATCATTACCGTCCGCTATTAACGCTCAATCTTACTGCAAACTCCATCAGCGTCATAGAGAGTTTCGCCTTTGTATTTCTGCCTTCACTTACGGTGCTTCTATTAGcgcaaaacaaattgcaaacGTTGCCTGGATACGTATTTACCCCCTTGACGGTGCTCAGTACCATAAATCTCGCCAGCAACGAACTGCGTGTACTGGAGGAGGGTCTGTTCTCAACAAATGCACATCTCACCACAATCCagcttcaaaataatcaaatcaacacCGTCGACGAAAACGTATTTTACAACGAAGCCGAAAATCCTGCTGATGCCCGAAAGTACCGTGCTGAAGATTTGAAAT